From Roseateles sp. SL47:
GCGGGATGTAGGTGGACTGGTTTTCGGTCAGCAGAATCGTCTTGTCGCCATTGACCACTTCAGCGGTGCCGGACACCACGATCCAGTGTTCCGCCCGGTGATGATGCATCTGCAGGCTGAGCGATGCGCCCGGCTTGACCAGAATGCGCTTGACCTGGAAGCGCTCGCCCATGTCGATGCTGTCATACCAACCCCAGGGGCGATGCACCTTGCGATGCAGGTTGTGCTCGTCGCGCTGGCTGGCGGTGAGCGAGTTGACAATCTTCTTGACGTCCTGGCTCTTGCTGCGGTCGGCCACCAGCACCGCGTCCGGCGTTTCCACGACCACGATGTTGTCCAACCCCACGGCCGACACCAGCCGGCTGGTGGCATGCACCAGCGTATTGCGGCTGTCGGCAATGATGGCGTCGCCACGGCTGGCATTGCCGTCAAGGTCTTTGAGGGCCACCTGCCAGACGGCTTCCCAGGCCCCCAGGTCGTTCCAGCCAGCATCCAGCGGCACCATGCGCAGCGGGAATTCGCTGCCGGGGCAGCGCTCCATCACCGCATAGTCGATGGAGTCGCTGGGCACCTGGGCGAAACTGTCCTTGGCCGGGCGCACAAAGGCGCCATCGGTGGCGCGGGCGTCGAAAGCGGCGCGGGTGGCGGCCTCGATGTCCGGGCGGAAGCGCTGCAAGGCCTTCAGCCAGGTGGAGGCGCGCAGCACAAACATGCCGCTGTTCCAGTAGTAGCTGCCTTCGTCCAGATAGCGTTGGGCGGTGGCTGCATCCGGCTTTTCGACAAAAGCCTCGACCCGCAGGCCCGTGCCGTCGGCCTGGCTGCGGATGTAGCCATAGCCGGTTTCGGGGCGATCCGGTGTGATGCCCAGGATGACGATGGCACCGTCACTGGCCTGGCGGATGGCGGCCTGCAGCGCGGTGGTGAAGGCGGCGGCGTCGGTGACGGTCTGGTCGGCCGGGGTGAC
This genomic window contains:
- a CDS encoding mannose-1-phosphate guanylyltransferase/mannose-6-phosphate isomerase → MAGGSGTRLWPLSRAGYPKQFLILSGNTSLFQQAADRLATLGAEDIAIGAPLVVGNEEHRFMVLDQLREQRLTPSAVLLEPVGRNTAPAITLAALQALQAGSDPVLVVTPADQTVTDAAAFTTALQAAIRQASDGAIVILGITPDRPETGYGYIRSQADGTGLRVEAFVEKPDAATAQRYLDEGSYYWNSGMFVLRASTWLKALQRFRPDIEAATRAAFDARATDGAFVRPAKDSFAQVPSDSIDYAVMERCPGSEFPLRMVPLDAGWNDLGAWEAVWQVALKDLDGNASRGDAIIADSRNTLVHATSRLVSAVGLDNIVVVETPDAVLVADRSKSQDVKKIVNSLTASQRDEHNLHRKVHRPWGWYDSIDMGERFQVKRILVKPGASLSLQMHHHRAEHWIVVSGTAEVVNGDKTILLTENQSTYIPLGQVHRLSNPGKVPLEIIEVQSGSYLGEDDIVRYQDTYGRN